AAGAGGCCGGAGACCCCGCCCAGGGTGCCGTACTGGTAGAGGCCCTTGGTGGTCGGGTCCGTCTGGAGGGAGTGGGCGATATCGTCCGCCGCCGTGAAGAGCGCCCGCGGGTGCGCCGCCGACAGGGCCCGGCCGCCGCGCTCGATGGCGACCGCCTTCACCTTTTTCTTCCCCATCACGGCGCCGCAGCCGTTCTTGCTCGCCACATGGCCGTAGTCGCCCTGGATCGCCGCAAAGCGCACGAGATTCTCCCCGGCGGGGCCGATGCTGTAGACGCTCAGGTTGTGGCCACTCCGCTGGAGGATGCCCTCGAGCGCCTGTTGAGTTTCCCAGGTGTCCTTGCCGAGCAGGGCGGAGGCGTCCTTGAGATCAACCTTGCCATCCTGGATATGGAGATAGACCCAGTCGGGCGCCTGCCCCTGAAAGACAATGGCGTCATAGCCGCAGAGCTTGAGGTTCGCGCCGAAAAAGCCGTTCGCCTGGGTGTTCGTCCCCCCGTTCGTCATCGCGCCGCGGGTGACGACGGTCAGCCCGCCCGTCCCCCAGACCGGAAGCCCGGCCAGGGGCCCGGTCGCCAGAACAAGCCGGTTGTCGGGATGATCCCATCCGGCCTCGGCGGGCACTTCTTCCCAGAGAATCTTGGCGCCGAGGCCCGCGCCGCCGACCCACTTGCGGCGATCCTCGGGAGAGAAGGCCTCCCCCCAGATTTTTCCACTCGAGAGATCCACCCGGAGAATCTCTCCGGCGTATGCGTAGCAAGTGGTGTCGGTCAAGGCTTCATGCTCCTCTCTACGAAACGTTGATCTCGCGCTCGGGCATCGAGGGACGGCCCAGGAGTGTCCGGGGCAGGAGATCTCCCACCGTGCCCGACGCGACGAAAGCCGATTTCACATGGAAGGGATTCTCCCGAAGGTGATCCTTCCACTCCGAGATGTCCCGGCCGGTCTGCACCAACCCCTTGAGCATGCCCACATCGTTCGTGGTCCAGATGTCGCCGGATTTTCCGAGAATGATGGCGCCCGTCAGGCGGCCACCCCGGAAGAGCAGCTTCCGGTAGGCGGGCCGATCCGCCTGAACGCCTTCGATCACCTCGGCGCCCGAATCCTCCCAGCTGCCGAAGCTGGCGATCTCCAGATCGAGCACATCCACGATGTTCATGAGAAGGCTGCCGCCGTAGGCCGCATCCTGGCCCGCCATGTTGGCGCCCGCGACGCGGCCGTGCTGCATGGCGGTGGGCTCGATGGCGTGAACGGCCGCCCCGCCGGTCACGAGATCTTTCCCCTCGGCAATATCGCCGGCAGCGTAGACATCCGGCGCGCTCGCGCGGAGATGGTCGTCCACCACCACCCCGTCTTGCACCTCGACCCCCGAGCCCTCGAGCCATTCGAGATTGGGCCGGATGCCGGTCGCCATGATGACGAGATCGGCCGGGATGCCGCTCTGCCCCTTCATCTTTACCACCTTGGCGCCGCCCGCGTCTTCAATCGCAGTCACCTCGGCGCCCGCGTGAACAGCCACCCCCTCATCGGTCAGCCATTTTTCAACGAGGGCCGCGCCCTGCGCATCCACCATGCGCGGAAGGATGCGGGGGGCGATCTCCAGGATGGTGAGCTGGACTCCCTGCCGCACCAGGGCGTTCAAAATGGTGAAGGAGATGAATCCCGCCCCGACCATCGTGACGCGCGCGCGCGGGGCCAGCCCGGCGACAACCGCTTTCGCCTGATCGAGCGT
This window of the bacterium genome carries:
- a CDS encoding FAD-dependent oxidoreductase, with the translated sequence MAAKRHVIVGGGTAGWNAITTIREIDGGASEIVLVSRETPYARMVLPYYLAGEIGESQVYTATAARLAELKVEARIGKSAARLDTGAKKLHLDDGEELDYDTLLIATGSSPVRAPIPGADGDRVHSFWTLDQAKAVVAGLAPRARVTMVGAGFISFTILNALVRQGVQLTILEIAPRILPRMVDAQGAALVEKWLTDEGVAVHAGAEVTAIEDAGGAKVVKMKGQSGIPADLVIMATGIRPNLEWLEGSGVEVQDGVVVDDHLRASAPDVYAAGDIAEGKDLVTGGAAVHAIEPTAMQHGRVAGANMAGQDAAYGGSLLMNIVDVLDLEIASFGSWEDSGAEVIEGVQADRPAYRKLLFRGGRLTGAIILGKSGDIWTTNDVGMLKGLVQTGRDISEWKDHLRENPFHVKSAFVASGTVGDLLPRTLLGRPSMPEREINVS